A section of the Sedimentisphaera cyanobacteriorum genome encodes:
- a CDS encoding alpha-L-arabinofuranosidase C-terminal domain-containing protein, with protein sequence MNRHLSIFFLILFAAAGFSYADSVNISINCDEKKAEISDHLYGIFFEDINFAADGGLYAELVQNRSFEYHTVPGRNPLRDKYHPLYAWKKIERNGSKCRLTSEREIPLNRNNHHYLTVHIDEAGEAGVMNTGYDGIPLDRGAKYDFSVYARREGRISKLNIALETQDGKVCGNAAVQGLQANWKKFETTIQSRITTDNARLVVTAENTGKLHLDMVSLFPQDTFKGRKNGLRKDLAQALADLEPKFMRFPGGCISHGHSLENAYRWPDTVGDTASRRGNWNLWGYHQTYGLGFFEYFQFCEDIGAEPLPVVPVGVSCGFRPPYECAPMDELDEWIDEALNLIEFANGDTNTEWGSLRAEMGHPESFEMEYICLGNEEHDRPELHERFPHFVKAIREEYPDIKIIGTSGLGTEIPLYPLMDKLNVYSSDEHYYMAPEWYLNNDTRFDDFDRSKPLIFVGEYASQGNTHYNAVAEAAFLTGVERNADIVDMTCYAPLFAHKNHTQWRAADLIWFDKREVVKTPNYYVQQMFSKNAGDYYLGNEVEVAKDREPETVSGGVGIGTWNTKIEAAEAKVNGRKLDLSRFEESSGDFDFSAGRLSQKDGTARPAISFSPKDFSGEKITYSVRARKTAGDEGFLIVFGAEDSDTYYWWNIGGWGNSQHAIEKTVNGRKSVLTQKNGSIKPNRWYEMKVELIPGRIRCYLDNKLIHDYSLEKKTLFASATLDENAGEVVVKLVNSSDKPADARIKLNNVRTAAKRAEVKLIAGERDAENTFENPERIKPETMKIRAGREFEYNAPAMSVQFIKIKVD encoded by the coding sequence ATGAACAGACATTTGTCAATTTTCTTTTTGATTTTATTTGCTGCAGCAGGTTTTTCTTACGCTGATTCAGTTAATATCAGCATAAACTGCGATGAAAAGAAAGCTGAAATCAGCGACCATTTATATGGAATCTTCTTTGAAGATATAAATTTTGCAGCAGACGGAGGGCTTTACGCCGAACTCGTGCAGAACAGGTCTTTCGAGTACCACACTGTACCGGGAAGGAATCCACTGCGAGATAAGTATCACCCGCTTTATGCTTGGAAGAAAATTGAAAGAAATGGCAGCAAATGCAGACTAACTTCCGAGCGTGAGATACCTCTGAACAGAAACAATCACCATTATCTTACCGTTCATATTGACGAGGCAGGCGAGGCCGGAGTTATGAACACCGGCTACGACGGCATACCGCTGGACAGGGGGGCGAAATACGATTTCTCCGTTTATGCCCGAAGAGAAGGTAGGATTTCCAAGCTGAATATTGCCCTTGAAACGCAGGATGGTAAGGTTTGCGGAAACGCAGCTGTACAAGGCCTGCAGGCAAACTGGAAGAAATTTGAAACTACGATTCAATCACGCATAACAACAGATAACGCAAGGCTGGTGGTAACCGCAGAAAACACCGGAAAGCTTCATCTGGATATGGTCTCGCTTTTCCCGCAGGACACATTCAAGGGAAGAAAAAACGGGCTCAGAAAAGACCTCGCCCAGGCCCTGGCAGACCTTGAGCCGAAATTTATGCGTTTCCCGGGCGGCTGCATCTCACACGGCCACAGTCTCGAAAATGCCTATCGCTGGCCGGATACGGTAGGTGATACTGCAAGCCGCAGGGGCAACTGGAATCTCTGGGGCTACCATCAAACATACGGCCTCGGATTCTTCGAATATTTTCAGTTTTGCGAGGATATCGGTGCAGAGCCTCTCCCTGTAGTTCCTGTGGGAGTTTCCTGCGGGTTCAGGCCTCCGTATGAATGTGCACCGATGGATGAGCTTGATGAATGGATTGACGAAGCTCTGAATTTGATAGAATTCGCCAACGGCGATACTAACACCGAATGGGGCAGCCTCCGTGCTGAGATGGGGCATCCGGAATCTTTCGAGATGGAATATATCTGTCTCGGCAATGAAGAGCACGACCGCCCCGAACTCCACGAGCGTTTTCCTCATTTCGTAAAGGCCATTCGGGAAGAATATCCCGATATAAAGATAATCGGCACCTCCGGGCTCGGCACGGAAATACCCCTTTACCCGCTTATGGACAAACTCAATGTTTACAGCTCCGATGAGCATTACTATATGGCTCCGGAGTGGTACTTGAACAATGACACGCGCTTCGATGATTTCGACCGCAGCAAGCCGCTGATATTTGTTGGCGAGTATGCCTCGCAGGGAAATACGCATTACAATGCTGTTGCAGAGGCCGCCTTCCTTACAGGTGTCGAGCGGAACGCAGATATCGTAGATATGACCTGCTACGCCCCGCTCTTCGCCCACAAAAATCATACCCAGTGGAGAGCGGCAGACCTGATCTGGTTCGATAAGCGTGAGGTTGTCAAAACCCCGAACTACTATGTTCAGCAGATGTTCAGCAAAAACGCCGGCGATTATTATCTCGGCAATGAGGTTGAAGTGGCTAAAGACCGGGAGCCTGAAACTGTTAGCGGAGGCGTTGGCATTGGCACATGGAATACAAAAATTGAGGCAGCCGAAGCGAAAGTAAACGGCAGAAAGCTTGATCTTTCTCGTTTCGAAGAAAGCTCAGGTGATTTCGATTTCAGCGCAGGCAGGCTCTCTCAGAAAGACGGCACAGCGAGGCCTGCAATAAGCTTTTCTCCAAAAGATTTCAGCGGCGAAAAAATAACCTACTCCGTCCGCGCACGCAAAACAGCAGGTGATGAGGGATTTCTGATAGTTTTCGGAGCTGAAGACAGCGATACATACTATTGGTGGAATATCGGCGGCTGGGGCAATTCCCAGCACGCAATCGAGAAAACCGTCAATGGACGCAAATCCGTGCTCACACAGAAAAACGGAAGCATAAAGCCCAACCGCTGGTATGAGATGAAAGTTGAGCTAATTCCCGGGCGCATCCGCTGCTATCTGGACAATAAACTCATCCACGATTACAGCCTCGAGAAGAAAACCTTGTTTGCATCAGCAACTTTAGATGAAAATGCCGGCGAAGTGGTTGTGAAGCTGGTAAACTCCTCAGATAAGCCGGCAGATGCCCGAATTAAATTGAATAATGTTAGAACAGCTGCCAAAAGGGCGGAAGTGAAGCTCATTGCAGGCGAACGCGATGCTGAGAACACCTTCGAAAACCCTGAAAGAATAAAACCCGAAACAATGAAAATTAGAGCAGGCAGAGAGTTTGAATATAATGCTCCTGCAATGAGTGTGCAATTTATAAAAATTAAAGTAGATTAA